tgggcctcctgttcctgtgtaacaggctcgaaggggtctgaatgggcctcctcctgttcctgtgtaacaggtctgaatgggcctcctgtccctgtgtaacaggcctgaagggtctgaatgggcctcctgtccctgtgtaacaggctcaaagggtctgaatgggcctcctgttcctgtgcaacaggcccgaagggtctgaatgggcctcctgttcctgtgtaacaggcccgaaaggtctgaatgggcctcatgttcctgtgcaacaggctcaaagggtctgaatgggcctcctgttcctgtgtaacaggctcgaaggggtctgaatgggcctcctgttcctgtgtaacaggctcgaaggggtctgaatgggcctcctcctgttcctgtgtaacaggtctgaatgggcctcctgtccctgtgtaacaggcctgaagggtctgaatgggcctcctgtccctgtgtaacaggctcaaagggtctgaatgggcctcctgttcctgtgcaacaggcccgaagggtctgaatgggcctcctgttcctgtgtaacaggcccgaagggtctgaatgggcctcatgttcctgtgcaacaggctcaaagggtctgaatgggcctcctgttcctgtgtaacaggctcgaaggggtctgaatgggcctcctgttcctgtgtaacaggtctgaatgggcctcctgtccctgtgtaacaggctcaaagggtctgaatgggcctcctgttcctgtgtaacaggcctgaAGGGTCTGAATGGGTGTCCTCTGGTTTTTTACCCCCTGAGGATATCTAGACTGGGCGGTGGGGTGTCTCCTCAGCTCTTTACCTGTGACCAAGTTTGGAATCCGGACTGCCTCTTCCTTCACTGCCCTCTCTTTAGCTTTGGTGTTGTTGTGCGCTTTGTACTTTGATCCTTCACTAAAATACATAATTTGTTGCTTTTCTGCATTTCAGGAAACTCGCTGTCTTCGTCATTGTCATCGTCTCCTACATTTCAGGAGTTTCTGGTAGGTACGCCATTGTTTGAAAGTGGTTGCCTATTATTTTCCCTCTGGTCCGTTACCCCCCTCAGTGGCCTCTCTATTCACTCTGAGCCTGGTTTCTATTGcggtcccggaccagatcccaatagTTACTTGGATACCGGACAGGAACCCGAATCacttttttaattttgtaagacagtgaggaaaggatactttgtcccaggagtgatttcacaaagaaatggggatctggtttattaaaacaaactttattaccaactTATTATTAAACTCCCTTGGAAGGCACGGTGGCACCTTGGGGTGCCAACCTTGGGGTGTCaaccttggggctggtttagcacactgggctaaatcgctagcattgaaagcaggtcagcagcacggtttaattcccgtaccagcctccccgaacaggcgccggaatgtggcgactaggggcttttcacagtaacttcatttgaagcctacttgtgacaataagcgattttcaattttttttcgcagtggttagcactctgcctcacggcgcccaggacccaggttcgatcctggccccgggtcactgtctgagtggagtttgcactttctcaccgtgtctgcgtgggtctcacccccataacccaaagatatgcaggttaggtggattcgccacactaaattgccccttaattggggggaaaaaagaattgggtactctaaatttagttttaaacAGCATGGTGTCACGCGAGGGAGATACTagcaaattgggtccagaaatgggaccccaatgtagcaggcaatttaggggttaaacaggctTGAGGGGAGTCTGAGGGATACGTCTACATCTGGCCGAGTtgcattgtcccagtcagacttaaactagTTAGTGGGAATACACGGGTTGCCCCAGATCCTTTGTCCTtcaggacactcctgtctgaccagccatAAGTCCattagagtctgatggcctctgtatgtcaatgggaggttagttgcatatcaatggctctgttttgtataaatgggagtgggcaatcgGCCAAGGTAAATCTGATGGTTTCAAGTCCAGCAGAGGATCTTcgtttgaggggctgggtggagcttggagagaaagagaaggaatgctgttttgaacagttacagagagaaggctttggaaatcgactgagaacattctgaaagttgccacctaggcatGCTTTAGAAAAGAGGTTCAGAACGAATGTCCCCACCAGAAGAAAAATTGTTTCATAAATGCAggtattgcctttgtctgcctgtgaAAGTCACACAAGCTGTTTTAATTTGTTTACAAAATAACTAAGCCCTGTTACTTTTATTATCACTCCTGGGACAAATCAATCTTTCTGCACTGTCAAAGGTTATGATCCTGgttcagtctcttagccactgttgagctgACTAGGTGTCCATAACACATGGAAATATATTACCAGTTAAGCGCATTGGAGTTTGAGCCTGGAGTCCCCCATACCCCCAGGTGGGCTAAGGACTGTAGGTTTCCAACCCCTGTCGAACACTGGGGACCTAGTGGGGTTTTCCTGACAATTACATAGTCACTCAGCCATCCCAGATTGTTGATTGGATTGAAATTGCTGGGGGTGAGATGAAGGGGCCTCCTGTGCAGCAGCAGAAATGCCGGTATGgagaagatgggccgaatggtctgtttgTGATCTTGTGTTTCCTGTATTAGTAGCGCAGTGTGCTAAGTCCCATGGCACTTTACTCCTACAGATATCTTTACAAGCACAGTTAGGAAAGGTGCCTTGCTTGATATCTGATTTAACCCCCTTCCCAGTCTGAAAGCTTTTCCTACAACTTCTGTCTTCCAGGGGAGTATTGCAAACTTATCCAGGTCAAGTATCTGAAGTGCTTCTGTGTCCCACAGAGAGGGTACAATGTCTTAATTCACAGTCCAGCCGGTGGAGATTCTGAGATTGAATGCAGTAGGAGTGATGCGAACGACGTGAGCTGCAGGAATGCAACGATCATTGAGGTCCAACCCTATTTCATCATGCTGGAGCGCAGCGGGGATAGTCCTCACAAAGATTATGTCTGTGAGAAGCGGTTTGTGACTACAGGTATATGCAGGGGCCTGTCTCAGAGCAATGGCTTTGGGGCATGGGGAGCGGAAGAGCATTTGGACAAAAAGGCACCTCCGAATGTTCAAACATACTTTTGGAGAAATTGTTACCCGACAATGGGAGAAAGAAGCAGACCACTGGGATAgagatttactttgtatctaactctgtgctgtatttgtcctgggagtgtttgatggggacagtgtagagggagctttactctgtatctaactctgtcctATCCGGTCCAGGGAGTGTATTATGGGGACAGTctagaaagagctttactctgcatctaaccccatgctgtacctgtcctgggagtgtttgatgggcaccgtgtagagggagctttactctgtatctaaccccgtgctgtacctgtcctgggagcgtttgatggggacagtgcagagggagctttactctgtatctaaccccatgctgtacctgtcctgggagtgtttgatggggacagtgtagtgggagctttactctgtatctaaccctgtgctgtccctgtcctgggagtgtttgatggggacagtgtagagggagctttactctgtatataactccgtgctgtacctgttgagagtgtttgatggggacagagcagagggagctttgttctgagaCTATTGCTGTGCTAATTAATATTTGCCTTTCCCTATCAGTCCACCTTGTATATCTTTAAACAAATATCCCGTTTTGATTTTGTGTTTCACAGATAATGCACCTCTCACTTTCGATGGAGAGGTTAATAAGACACCTGTTTCTCCGGAGACCATCCCGAATAATGGAACAGAGCCCACCCCGAATTTGACCTTGTTTCTTTGCTGTGGTCAGTGAAATGCTCACAGTTTACATTCTGTATTGAACGGTGCAGTGTGTCTCCGTCCTATCACCTTGTTACCTGAGTCGCATGTTAGCCATTAAATGGAGGAAAATCAATTCTGTTTCCCCTTCAACTCCGTCCTGCATCTCAGGATCGAGATATCATCCTGGGTGGAGGCCCAGctcagattgaccagaatgttcctGGTGCTGAAAGAGTTCTATTCCGAGGACCGGTCGCACAGATGAGGTTTGTGGTCCCCAGGTCTAGAAGATGAAGGGGGTGATCCAATTGAGGGGTTTAAGAATGATTTAAAGGATTGGACAGGGTCAACAGACGGAAACTGTTTTCTCtggggcgagggtgggtgtgtggtcCTCAACAGAACCTTAAAATTGGAGCCAGCTCATTCGGGGATGTCAGGAATCTCTCCCTCACAGGGGGGATCTTGAAAACTGGAATGTTCTCTCTGAAAAACAGCTGTAGAGGCTGGGAGGGGTGAATTGGAAATTTTCAAAACTGAAATTGATAGATTATTTTTCGGTAAGGGGGTTAAGGATCCAGGGCGGGGAGATGGGGTGAAGCTACAGATCAGACTTGGATCTAATTGCTGAAATGGATTTGAGGTGCtgattgggcctcctcctgttcccgtgtattaAGCTCGAGGGGACTGAATGCTCTGTGTTCCCAATGTTATTGGGAGATATTTGTGatgggagcggcacggtggcacagcggttagcactgtagcttcacagcaccagggtcccaggtttcattcccggcttgggttactgtctgtgcgaagtctgcacgttctccctatgtctgtgtgggtttcctgcgggtgctccggtttcctcccacaagtcccaaaagacgtgcttgttaggtgaattggacatctccctctgtgtacccgaacaggtgctggaatgtggcgactatggtctattcagtaacttcattgcagtgcaagtctatttgtgacactaataaagattattttaattaTTGTTTTCTCTATTTTCAGTTTTGGTGCTTTTGGTACTGTAGTAAGTTTTGGATTTTGCCTTTACCGTGGTGCTGTTATCTGGTAAGCTCATCTACACAAATTCCATTTTGTTCCAGTGTAAATTCTGCAGAAACTTTAAAATACTGTCTCAGCAAGATCACAATTTTTAAAATCTCATCTAGAAATCCTCCACTGTCACCTTGTTCCCTCTCCCAGTTCCTGTAACATCCCTGAACCccaacaagcctccctatctctgttacctactccagcccctacaaccccccatttttctgacttccggtggcggccatggaatgagtggtAGCATATTTAGCAGCTCCCGCTGAttgtggtctttttgtggcctttacacCGGTTTGTCGCAAGAACTTTGTAGGAAAAAGTTgcagaagagagtgacccctagtttatggagcagtGGTCCAGAAGTGCCTGGGAAAAAAACGAACCAGTTGCTTGAGGCGAGTGGGGTGTGCTCCCCCCAACATTATCGCatgcatcgatttcccttattttgaagttggataaggatccagagagttGTTGGtcttataggccaatctccctgctaaatgtggatgcaaagatcttggccacacattTAGAGGATTTTGTTCCGGGGGTAATGGAAGGACCAGGCGGAatttgttaagggacgacaccAGACATCCAACATAAGGCGGCTCttcaatgtaataatgatgcctgcggagggcacTAGGTCTAGGTGGTGGTGTCTATTGATGCAGAAAATACCTTTGATTGGGTGAAGTGGAAGTATTTATGGGGTGTCCTGGGAAggttttggcagggatttgtggattgggtcctgtTGCTATAACAGGCACCGGTGGTGAATGTAAAGACAAACCGTGTTcaatcagaatattttagtctgtgtgtCGGGGGACGAGaccgggatgtccactctccccactactgtttgccctggccatagagcctttggcaatggcgctgagagcatcaaacatTTGGCGGGGGTTAGTGAGAGGGggttggaacatagggtctcgcactTTGCGGACGATCTGCTCCTTTACATAACGGATCCGTtgggggggattgcaggaattatggggatattggaggaatttggtcggttctcaggttacaaattgAATATGGTCAAGAGTGAAGTTTTTGCgatgcaggagaggagactgagggagatgccgttcaaagtggcggGAGGGAGTTTTGGGTACCTGGGGATTCGAGTGCCAAGGGCTAGGATCAGCTTCATAAaataaatttgggcaggttgactgagcaaatgaaaggggacttccgtaggaacgatgtgctcccgctgtcattggcagggaggctaCAGACTGAAAATGACagacctcccgagattgctgttcatgtttcagtgtcttccaatcttcatctcCAAGGCATTTGGACAGGTATGGGGGAAGTCCTGCGGACCATGTGCAGATGTTCTGGGCGTGGCTGAGGGGCTTTTGGCAGGAATTtttagatgtcatgtcagaggtcctggaaggaagggtGACTCGAAGTCCAGAGGTGGCAACATTTGGAGTGTCTCAAGATCCGCGAGCCCAGGGGtgggagaggctgacgttttggcctttgccttcctggtggccggagatggattttgctgggatggagggactctgagcctcCAAACCGGAGGTTTGAGtccgtgacatggcagggtttcttagacgagaaaattaagtttgccgacAGGGGTTCGCTTGGAAGTGGCAGTAGTTCATCAACTTTTCCAAGGAGAATTGGCCGTAAgcaggaggaaagggggggggggggggtggagatgaagagggaggcatggaagtgactaaTAAGGGCAGTCTAATGTTTGAGTAGTTGGGGTTTAGGcctgggggggagttgggtatgttattgtggggtttttgcatGTATTTGATCTCTTGttcaaaatgttaaaattataaatgcctcaataaaaatattgtctaaaaaaaaaactatccatctctgtaaccacctctagTCCCTACAAGGTTATTATTACAACCCTTCCTGCCTCTGTGAGCTCCGCCAGCTCCTACAACTCATCTcgtaacctcctcctccagccccgacaactctccctgtctctgtaaccacctTCTTGATACATGAGCAACTACGCTTTTGTTTCACTCCACTGTTGGTGCGAAGTCCTGATTTACCGTTCTAACCTGATATCTGGATCTATTGATCTCTCTTGAAGCTCTGGTTCTCTTCCCCCTGCTTTCTGCCGACTTGTGCCCACCCTCCCCTGCTCGTGCCATCTGTTCCTCCGACTGCTTCCCACCGGCTCGCGCAACCCCATCCTCCTCTGGTCGTGCCGCCCCTCCCTCGCATGCTTATCTTGGTTGTTCGATAATTGGCACGCTGCAGCGAGAATCTGAAGTTATGGAGTATTGATGCTGAGTAATGTCTTTGTATTGGGCACAGGTATCGCAAGAAGAAAACCGACGTGTTTTTAAGGGGTAAGTGCACTTTTTACTCTTTCAGTTGTTTTATGTTACACCCAAAACCCACTCTGTTTATTCTGATCGAAACACAGACAGTACAAGTACAACGGGATTCGCAAATGGTAATCAGATAATCTGTGATATTTCGTAATGGATAAATACTCCGGGATCATTTTGCAAATCTTACAAATGGTGACGAGGGAATATTTGAAATCCCTGCAAgggtggccctctgacagtgcgacgttccctcggcactgaccctcgagCATCTCAGAAATGACTTGAGTGTACGCCGTGGATGGATGGGACATGAGAGCctgctatctgtgtgtgtgtgtgtgtgtgtgtgtggtgctgtgCTGCTCTGTAATTCATCATGTTTTCTTTCAGATACTCCACTGGATCGGCCGAGCTGTGACCAACAGGATTTGACAGCAAGCATTCTCCATCACTCACCCTGAACTCAAACTGACTGTGAATAAATGCTTTTTCATGGCTGGCTGCTGCTTATGTTTTTCATTGTGATGATAACCCATTTTGGTTTGAAGTGTTTTGTTCGACACAGGCAGGATTAGAATGTTTTGTGGTGCATTTATCTATGCAGGCAAGGGCATCTATGGACGTTGGGCGAATGTCACTGGATTACTTATTCAGAGAACCATGTTAATGCTCTGAGTAACCAAGTTCACATccaacacagtggcagccgtgtgttccatctacaaggtgcactgcgagaacttgccaaggttccttaggcagccccTTCACAACTCCGAccgctaccatcgagaaggacgagctgcattcacctgggaaccccaccatctgggggTTCCCCtctcaagtcactcactatccttacttggaaatatatcagctgttccttcactgtcactgggtcaaaatcctggaactccctccctaatagctcaGTGGATGTACCTAACCCTctcgagactgcagcggttcaagaaggcagctcatcaccaccaccTCACTGAGCAATtaggggctgggcaataaatgctgggccagcgaTGCTCATCGTGCAAATTTTTTTAATAAGTTATTCCATCCACCACTTTTAATCATTATTCCATCCACCACTTTTAATCATTCCCTCCCACCACcagcaacacacagtggcagcagtgtatgctTTACCTCATTGACATACTTGTGTAATTAGTTATCAAATTGTACTGTATATTAACTGGTATGAAAGGCATTATTTTTAATATATTATTGGAATGCTGCTAATCTGGATTGAAGTTGACTTGCTTTCTGGTGTTAAAATGCTGTACTGTTGCAGTATGGTTATGCATTTGGGCTGCATTGAGTTTACCTTTGCGAGTAATGTGAGCCAAAACCAGGCTGCTGAGTGGCTAGAAGAATGGCCTGGAGTCTAGAATTGTCAGTTTAGGGTACCAGGTAGGATTGGGTTGTGGTAGGGAAGCCTGGGGAACTCGTCCCATTGCTTAAGAATTGCAAATATTTGGTGAGAAGACAATTAGTTATGTTGACAAAGGTGCAGAACTTGGGCTGAGTGTTGCAAAAAGTTGCTGGCGGAGAGGATATAAAGGCAAATGCTCTGGGGGTGATTGACAGCTGATACCAAGGAGACACCCCTCAGCCAGGATTGTGTTCCGGAAGCACTTGCAGATACCAGGCCGTCACAAATTCTTTATTAATCACACTTTCGCTCATTCATCCACGGAGGCCGCCACTCAAACAACAGTGAATGGTTGTTGAACCctaaagaatattgacagtcagagagaggtgtactgaaaggggcaacacaggtggagaaggtagtcaagaagacgtagggcatgcttgccttcattgaccagaGCATTtgagtttgccttcattggccagggcgtcgagtataaaaattggcaagtcatggtgcagctgtatagaacctttgttaggccacacttggagtatagtgttccactctggttgtcacactaccagaaggatgtggaggctttagagagggtgcagaagagatttaccaggatgttgcctagtatagagggcattagctatgaggagagattgaataaactctgtttgttctcactggaacgacggaggttgaggggtgacctgatagaggtctacaaaattgaggggcatagacagggtggatagttttgagactttttcccagggtagaggggtcaattactagggggcataggtttaaggggcaaggtttagaggagatgtacgaggcatgtttttttacacagagggtagtgggtgcctggaacccgctgccggtggaggaagcagggacgatagtgatgtttaagggcatCTTAAGGAATACATGAATAgatgaccccggaagtgtagaagattttagtttagatgagcagcatggtcggcataggcttggagggccgaagggaagggcctgttcctgtgctgcacttttcttgttCTTTGAATGAAAGTATCATGCTTTGAATTCAATCTCAGGAAACTGAAAACTAAAATTAGAATTTTCAAAGAAAACAAATTAAGTGGATTAAAACAGTAGCCTTCATTCGTCTTTCTACAAAACTGTAATTAAAACTCAAAGAAAAGGTAAATTCTTGCAAATATATGTAAGTTTAAACACTTCTGCAGCCACAGGGGCTTTTCCATTGTCCCAGAATCACCACTCTTGCTcaaacaattgctttacagcttgtCCTGCTCCTCAACCTAATTCAAAATACAACTTCATACATACAGTAAACAAGCAACTTTGAAATGTTTTCAGTACCACATAGTTCACTCGGTGACTGGGGTGTTCCTCACTTGGTTGTATGTCATTCCTCACATTACACCAGCAAAAAACACACCACTACAGACCAATATTTCAAGTTATGCTTCTGGGTTTAACAGCAACATGGTTCAGACCACCACCATCACCTCaagtggcaattagggatgggcaatggtaCAGCCAGTACTGCTCAGGGCCGGAGAGTGAACAATAAATCTctatccgctctgactcccagctcccgttcaTTTTATACGTCTGTTTTGACTCCCAGCTTCTGTTGTTTTTAAATCTCctatctgactctccgctcccgctcttttaaaataataatctttattgtcacaagtaggcttacatttaacactgcaatggagttactgtgacaagctccgagtcgccacattgtggtgcctgttcgggttcactgagggagaattcagaatgtgtaaATTACCTAaaatagcatgtcttttgggacttgtgggaggaaaccagagcacccagaggaaacacgcagacatagggagaatgtgtagactccatacagacagtgacccaagccaggaattgaacctgggaccctggagttgtgaagcaacagtgctaaccattgtggtacCGTACTGCCCCactgatttttaaatctccgctctgactcccagctctttctaaatctctgcccTGACTTGCGGGGCGCTAACTCTGGATCAGGGCCACACAGCacagagaaggccattcggctcatcgagtgcgCCGGTCAAGAACACAACTTTTAATCCTACTTTCCAACACCTAGCCCATAGCCTTGTACACCCTGGAATcgaaagtgcacatctaaatacttagggtctctgcctccaccaccctttcaggcagtgagttccacacacacatcatcctctgggtaaaaaggtttttcctcacatttcctctaaacatcctgctccttaccttaaatctatgtccccaagtcattgatctctccaccaaggggaaaagtctgTTCCTGTGTactcttatctatgcccctcataattttatacacatcAATCATGTCCCCGTCCCCCCAAAAACTCTGTCCCCTCTGTTCAAAGGAAAACaatccagcctatccaatctctcttcataactgtcACTATCCacaacattccggtaaatctctgTGCCCGTTcccgtgctatcacatccctccgatAATGTGGGtctcagaattgcacgcaatactctggctgtggcctaaccaacattataTACAGTTACAGCATAATCTCCCTTCTCTTAAACTCTACAtctcggctaataaagacaagtgtaCCATAAGCCtttttaaccactgtaccacctgctctgctaccttaagggaccagtataaatgcacaccaaggtccctcgatCCTCAGTACTTCCCAGGTCCTCCCATTTATCATGTATTTCCTTGCTACGTTTGTCCTGCCCCGCTGCATCGCCTCACACCTATCTGGATTGAattgcatttgccactgatcagtccatctgaccagcccttctatatccttctgtaatctaaggctatcctcactatttaccaccccacaaacttactgatcaaccctcctacattcatatctaaatcatttatataatccCTGGACACCAACTCTGGATCCCGGGCCATTAATTCTGGAATCCGTAACATGAACTCTGGATTCCAGGGCGCTATCTCTGGATTCTCGCTCTGTGACATGTTCCCAGTCAAAAGGAACTACAACTCCCACTCCCATAAGGAGCGCGTTTCTGCGCCGTCGCGAAGTGACGTTGGAGAGGGCGGGGTTGGTATCGTTTGACAAATGGACTACATATCCCGGCGTGCAGCGCAGCCGGCTTCCAGTCTGAAACGGAAATGCCCATGAGGGGGCATGTTTTCAGTTAAAATTAAAAGAGCACTTGGTGGAACGAACAAAGAAGCTACTCTGGTGTGGAAGAGAAGCCGAAATCAGGCTTTTATTCCGAGAACGGTTCGTGTTCAATGTCAATGTGGTGGCAGACGGATGAGGGAACTACAGATCCCGAAGATGTGTGCGGCTGGCTTCCTCTGGCGTGAGGATGATGTGGGCGGATCCTGGCGCTGATTGACATGCTGCACATGAAAACATCCCAGCATGCCCAGTCTGGCCAGGAAGTGACGTTTTGTTGGGAGGCagggaggccagcagcagcaaTGGAGGAATTGGGAGTGATGCTGGAGAAAGTGCAGGTGGGAGAGACagacaaggggggaggggggggtggattgatggatgaggGGGGGGAAGCGGTTACCCACCCACTCGTATATACACAAAGAGAATTTAGACTGGAGGGGGAGAAATACAACACAGAGAAAAACTGCAAGTcacagagagatggggagggttgtcggagtGGAGGAGGTTCCTGACATAGCGAGGTGGagcgggagggggttacagagagggagggttgtaggtgctggacgaggttacagagatacagagggttgtgggggctggagggggttacagagatggggaagattGTAAGGGCTGGTGGagggttgagggatatggagggttgtatggggctgtaggaggtgacacggagggttgtaaggggctggagaaggttctggggggggggggggggggggattttagggctggaggaggttaaggaTAATGGAGATGTTGGTTGTGATGGAATCTACTCTCTGGGATCCTGTGCTAGGGTTTCTCTGTCCTGTGTGTTGTGTGAATTTTGAAATTGTTGCTGTCGCATCTCCAGGAGGATATTCCTTCCCTCGTCTCGTCCAGGCCCCACACTGGC
The window above is part of the Scyliorhinus torazame isolate Kashiwa2021f chromosome 12, sScyTor2.1, whole genome shotgun sequence genome. Proteins encoded here:
- the LOC140386501 gene encoding uncharacterized protein, with protein sequence MCLSKNSPSPATASPDVTGIYAVVQDQLNEDYQTQLAWQQFCRSLTTENDAGQAPTVDTWTEDANSKLESECLESEVLENTPSGPLVQTAMRGRNCRRGTPKGSKWKLAVFVIVIVSYISGVSGEYCKLIQVKYLKCFCVPQRGYNVLIHSPAGGDSEIECSRSDANDVSCRNATIIEVQPYFIMLERSGDSPHKDYVCEKRFVTTDNAPLTFDGEVNKTPVSPETIPNNGTEPTPNLTLFLCCVLVLLVL